A single Methylomonas sp. AM2-LC DNA region contains:
- a CDS encoding FecR domain-containing protein — protein sequence MTQAVQLKTAEAKPNPKIEQEPAGSATIPLLPKRSTRNWIAVPLALAASWLFAITLVLPEQASLWDDYLSDYHTGTGEQRTIQLADGSQLLLNTDTAVSVDYQDTSRQIILHHGQAQFTVAKDKTRPFTVSAGELQVQALGTVFEVYRKSSGDIDVSVQEHTVAASLTADGDRLKTSASPTFIQQDQQLHYTQSSGTLNPPEMINSELSGAWHQHRVIVKDQPLGELIAEIERYRPGRIFLGGNDLSKLRVTGLFSLADPEASLEKVRTILGLKETRLGSWWVVLHR from the coding sequence ATGACCCAAGCCGTGCAATTGAAAACCGCCGAGGCAAAACCCAACCCAAAAATCGAGCAGGAGCCTGCCGGAAGCGCCACCATCCCGCTGCTCCCCAAGCGCAGTACTCGCAACTGGATAGCCGTGCCATTGGCATTGGCTGCCTCCTGGTTGTTCGCGATCACTTTGGTGTTACCCGAACAAGCCAGCCTGTGGGACGATTACCTCAGCGACTACCACACCGGCACCGGTGAACAACGTACCATCCAGCTTGCCGACGGTAGCCAATTGCTTTTGAACACCGACACGGCGGTTTCGGTTGATTATCAAGACACTTCTCGGCAAATTATTCTCCACCACGGCCAAGCCCAGTTTACCGTGGCGAAGGATAAAACCCGCCCGTTTACGGTCAGCGCGGGCGAACTTCAGGTACAGGCTTTGGGTACGGTGTTTGAGGTTTACAGGAAGTCATCCGGCGATATTGATGTCAGCGTTCAGGAACATACAGTTGCAGCCAGCCTGACTGCCGACGGAGATCGCCTAAAAACATCAGCATCGCCGACTTTCATCCAGCAAGACCAGCAATTGCATTACACCCAAAGCAGCGGCACGCTAAATCCACCGGAAATGATCAATAGCGAACTCAGCGGCGCCTGGCACCAACACCGGGTCATTGTCAAGGATCAACCGTTAGGCGAATTGATCGCTGAAATTGAGCGTTACCGTCCAGGCCGTATATTTCTGGGTGGTAACGATCTTAGCAAGCTACGCGTTACTGGCCTGTTTTCTCTGGCTGATCCCGAAGCATCGTTGGAAAAAGTGCGGACAATACTGGGCTTAAAGGAAACCCGCCTGGGTTCCTGGTGGGTAGTCTTACACCGTTAA
- a CDS encoding sigma-70 family RNA polymerase sigma factor has protein sequence MSMIASSPPDMALYWNEALAKELLHFLTGRIRCPEAAADLTHETFLRLNHFVKEAPPDNARALAYRIAINLATDYHRKIKVRENVMVDVDPDQLADMSMSLAPGPEQIVMDRQRLKQFHDVLDELPVNCRTAFLLHSIDGLTYEEIAVHMGISDSTVYKYLTKAINHCIKRLGNSL, from the coding sequence ATGAGTATGATCGCATCTTCGCCACCCGATATGGCTTTATACTGGAACGAAGCCTTGGCCAAGGAATTGTTGCATTTTTTGACGGGCCGTATCAGATGCCCTGAGGCCGCCGCTGACCTTACCCATGAGACCTTTCTTCGGCTAAATCACTTTGTTAAAGAAGCTCCGCCGGATAATGCTCGCGCTTTGGCCTATCGGATTGCCATCAACTTAGCCACTGATTACCATCGTAAAATCAAAGTCCGGGAAAATGTCATGGTTGATGTCGATCCGGATCAGTTGGCTGATATGAGTATGAGCTTAGCGCCCGGTCCGGAACAAATTGTCATGGACAGGCAGCGCCTCAAACAGTTTCATGATGTCCTGGATGAGCTTCCCGTCAATTGTCGTACGGCTTTTTTGCTGCATAGCATTGACGGATTGACTTACGAAGAAATCGCCGTTCACATGGGGATTTCTGACTCCACGGTGTATAAATACTTGACCAAGGCGATTAACCATTGCATTAAACGGCTAGGTAATAGCTTATGA
- a CDS encoding addiction module antidote protein, with the protein MTETITAFDIAEHLEIDADIQEFLRETSKAGNSSDFIHALNTTARAKGMAKVAKQAGVTRASLNKSLAAAGNPQFDTIAKIVKALSCKLVVS; encoded by the coding sequence ATGACTGAAACCATTACCGCTTTTGATATTGCCGAACATTTGGAAATCGACGCCGATATTCAAGAGTTTTTACGTGAAACATCGAAAGCCGGCAATTCATCCGATTTTATCCACGCGCTTAATACCACTGCGCGAGCTAAGGGTATGGCCAAAGTGGCCAAGCAAGCCGGTGTTACACGAGCAAGTTTGAACAAATCTCTAGCAGCAGCTGGTAACCCTCAGTTCGATACCATCGCTAAGATTGTTAAGGCCCTTAGCTGCAAGCTAGTGGTTTCTTGA
- a CDS encoding flagellar transcriptional regulator FlhD, with protein sequence MDEDIYNLHLDYLILAQKLVLAGMEHKAMFSLGLTQEAVAILKKLPSYQLKNIARKEILSFTPRFSAANWSSYLHNEKIAPDQDATEIRAREFLKLMPSPNTK encoded by the coding sequence ATGGATGAAGATATCTACAACCTACATTTAGATTACCTAATCTTGGCGCAGAAGTTGGTGCTGGCAGGCATGGAACATAAAGCTATGTTCAGTCTTGGTTTAACGCAGGAAGCTGTCGCGATACTAAAAAAACTACCCTCCTATCAATTAAAAAATATTGCTCGCAAAGAGATTCTTTCATTTACTCCAAGGTTCAGCGCAGCCAACTGGAGTAGTTATCTTCATAATGAAAAAATCGCCCCTGATCAGGATGCAACTGAGATTCGTGCACGAGAGTTTTTAAAACTTATGCCCAGCCCAAATACAAAATGA
- a CDS encoding integrase, whose amino-acid sequence MASYQKRGKSWFVQVRKKGVTKCSTWPTKAQAQAWAAQTEIEILSKDDKPSLPDKTLLDAIERYETEVTPKKRSARWEIIRFNVWKKLAITNLPVSEVTTPVLAKWRDKRLTEVSSATVNREMNLWSALFECARREWQWVESNPVHDVRRPPQPRHRERLFAEYEVDQICLALGYQGTEVVTKSQIIACAFLFALETAMRREEITGLEWKRVNLKKRIVTLPLTKNGDARDVPLSSRAVELLTTLADHPRPFDVHKDVLSSLFRRACIDCKIENAHFHDARATALTRLAGILNMLELARMVGHRDIRSLQIYYREKAEDLAKKLG is encoded by the coding sequence ATGGCTAGTTATCAAAAACGCGGAAAATCCTGGTTTGTCCAGGTTCGAAAAAAAGGGGTCACAAAGTGCTCGACTTGGCCGACTAAAGCCCAAGCCCAGGCTTGGGCTGCTCAAACTGAAATAGAAATTCTTTCAAAGGATGATAAGCCATCATTACCCGACAAAACTTTACTGGATGCAATTGAACGCTATGAAACTGAGGTTACTCCAAAAAAGCGGAGTGCACGATGGGAAATCATAAGATTTAATGTTTGGAAAAAATTGGCAATAACCAACTTACCAGTGTCGGAAGTGACCACGCCTGTTTTGGCAAAATGGCGAGATAAAAGGTTAACCGAGGTTTCTTCCGCTACAGTTAACCGTGAAATGAATTTGTGGAGTGCTCTGTTTGAGTGTGCACGCAGAGAATGGCAGTGGGTAGAATCAAATCCAGTTCATGATGTCAGACGGCCTCCCCAGCCTAGGCACCGAGAACGTCTATTTGCTGAATATGAAGTTGATCAAATTTGTTTGGCGCTTGGATATCAGGGTACAGAGGTTGTTACCAAGAGCCAGATTATTGCGTGCGCTTTTTTGTTTGCTCTTGAAACAGCGATGAGGCGTGAAGAAATTACTGGTCTTGAGTGGAAGCGAGTTAATTTAAAAAAACGAATCGTAACATTACCGCTTACAAAAAATGGGGATGCTAGAGATGTCCCTCTGTCTTCCCGTGCAGTGGAGTTGTTGACTACCCTTGCAGACCATCCTCGCCCATTCGATGTTCACAAAGATGTTCTCTCCTCGCTGTTTAGGAGGGCATGCATAGACTGTAAAATTGAAAATGCACATTTTCATGATGCAAGAGCAACGGCACTAACTAGATTAGCAGGAATTTTAAATATGCTGGAATTAGCTAGAATGGTAGGTCATAGAGATATAAGATCATTGCAAATTTATTATCGTGAAAAAGCTGAAGATTTAGCAAAGAAATTAGGATAG
- a CDS encoding TonB-dependent receptor: MSEPLPITCKTVNSVALANIRKFAVAEPNHKYRQLRLLTLLFLFLGNTALADDSAQHYRIPAQSLNNALMQFAADANLKLLFSDAKVSDLNAKPLDGILTPKQALEQLLQGSGYTYRFIDEHTVTLEKARTPPASQLNSSDPITLPKVSVVGNTINDVKDPYNEDYLLPNATSGTKTDTPIMETPLNVQVISKQVLKDQQVIRLDQALNNVSGVTTISGNDSGNGDAWFLRGFQTNTLFRNGFRMDNFNGFANSQQFANVESVEVLKGPAAILYGRVEPGGMVNIVTKQPKATPYYSLTQQFGSYDLFRTSIDATSPLTKDDTLLYRMNASFQSNNTFRDQIKNEDVFLAPIMKWNISPRTQATLEMEYQHQNTNFDYQVLPFANNKLQNLPPNRNLNERNPLEIEEIFAGLNWSHQFNDDWAIKHQVNFKRRDQNLPKIVTVGFINLDNRQADRTVSATHINNDTIATILDLTGHFKTGFLDHTLLLGGDYYRADFLQKSLDMDYGNDPVTVSSINIDNPIHPGQPDLNPHIRSSFKQNVDNYGLYLQDQIKLPYNVHVMGGFRYQYIHQVTQSGDANGIFTIADYNPPTTADAVTPRVGLLWQAQKWLTLYSNYAENFGANPFGVAFGGLDPSGNPLPGKALPPTSAQQWEIGSKAEFFDGRLRATLAYYDLTKQNVATTDYIAGHECNGGGPLSCTVAVGAVRSKGPELDIQGEILPGWNVIATYANQDVRVTKSNDLQGAAVVGNRLQLTPRNISSVWTTYEAQNGELKGLKIGGGVKLIDSVLDGLNQFKSPGYALVGLLAGYSFNVGKSKVTAQFNIDNLLDKSYIFNAVPISDANYSAVTFSTPRTFMGSINIQY; the protein is encoded by the coding sequence ATGAGCGAGCCACTTCCAATAACCTGCAAAACCGTTAATTCTGTAGCCCTAGCCAACATCCGAAAATTCGCTGTTGCAGAACCGAACCACAAATACAGGCAGCTTCGCTTACTGACTTTGCTATTCCTGTTCTTAGGCAATACGGCCCTGGCAGACGATAGCGCCCAGCATTACCGGATACCTGCGCAATCGCTCAATAACGCCTTGATGCAGTTTGCCGCTGATGCCAATCTGAAATTGTTGTTCTCGGACGCCAAAGTATCGGACTTGAATGCCAAACCCCTGGACGGCATCCTGACGCCTAAGCAGGCGCTGGAGCAATTACTGCAAGGCAGTGGTTACACCTACCGATTTATTGATGAGCATACCGTGACGCTGGAAAAAGCGCGGACACCTCCAGCATCACAGCTTAACAGTTCCGACCCAATCACCTTACCCAAGGTTTCAGTTGTCGGTAATACCATCAACGATGTCAAAGACCCCTACAACGAAGACTATTTATTACCCAACGCCACCAGCGGCACTAAGACAGACACGCCAATTATGGAAACGCCGCTGAATGTACAAGTGATTTCCAAGCAAGTACTTAAAGACCAGCAGGTGATCCGGCTTGACCAAGCCTTGAATAACGTTAGTGGTGTTACCACAATTTCAGGTAATGATTCTGGTAACGGTGACGCGTGGTTTTTGCGGGGGTTTCAAACGAACACCTTGTTCAGGAACGGGTTTCGGATGGACAACTTTAACGGCTTTGCCAATAGCCAACAGTTTGCCAATGTGGAAAGTGTCGAAGTGCTTAAAGGGCCAGCAGCTATTCTTTATGGGCGGGTCGAGCCAGGCGGCATGGTCAATATTGTTACCAAACAACCCAAAGCTACGCCGTATTATTCATTAACCCAGCAATTCGGCTCCTATGACTTATTCCGTACCAGCATTGATGCGACCAGTCCATTAACCAAAGACGACACCTTGTTGTACCGAATGAATGCTTCCTTCCAAAGCAATAATACCTTTCGCGATCAGATTAAGAATGAGGATGTATTTCTGGCGCCGATTATGAAGTGGAATATTAGTCCCCGTACCCAAGCTACGCTAGAGATGGAGTACCAGCATCAGAATACCAATTTCGACTACCAAGTTTTACCATTCGCCAACAACAAGTTGCAGAACTTGCCGCCCAACCGGAACCTGAATGAGCGTAATCCTTTGGAGATCGAAGAAATATTCGCAGGTTTAAATTGGTCACACCAGTTTAATGATGATTGGGCTATCAAGCACCAGGTCAATTTTAAAAGGCGCGATCAAAACCTGCCGAAAATTGTAACAGTTGGATTCATAAATCTGGACAACCGACAAGCGGATCGAACTGTTTCCGCGACCCATATTAATAACGACACAATTGCGACTATCCTGGATTTAACGGGACATTTTAAAACAGGGTTCCTTGACCATACGCTTTTGTTGGGTGGCGATTATTATCGGGCTGACTTTTTGCAAAAAAGCTTGGACATGGATTATGGCAATGACCCCGTCACTGTCTCAAGCATCAACATTGACAACCCCATTCATCCAGGACAACCGGATCTCAATCCGCATATAAGATCCTCCTTTAAGCAAAACGTAGATAATTATGGCTTATACCTGCAAGACCAGATAAAGTTGCCTTATAACGTTCATGTGATGGGGGGCTTCAGGTATCAATATATTCACCAGGTCACACAATCGGGTGACGCCAATGGGATATTCACAATTGCTGATTACAATCCACCAACTACAGCAGATGCCGTAACGCCGCGGGTCGGCTTATTATGGCAAGCCCAAAAGTGGCTAACTTTATATAGTAATTATGCGGAAAATTTTGGCGCAAATCCGTTTGGTGTCGCCTTTGGCGGCCTGGATCCCTCAGGAAATCCTTTACCTGGTAAAGCACTGCCGCCAACCAGCGCCCAACAATGGGAAATTGGCTCCAAGGCCGAATTTTTTGACGGCCGATTAAGGGCGACGCTGGCTTATTACGACCTTACCAAACAGAATGTTGCTACGACAGATTACATAGCAGGCCATGAATGCAATGGTGGTGGGCCATTAAGTTGTACCGTTGCAGTTGGTGCGGTGCGTAGCAAGGGACCGGAACTCGACATCCAGGGTGAAATTTTGCCAGGCTGGAACGTGATTGCGACTTACGCCAATCAGGATGTCCGCGTCACTAAAAGTAATGACCTCCAAGGCGCTGCTGTCGTCGGCAACCGCCTCCAACTTACGCCCCGGAATATTAGTAGCGTATGGACGACTTACGAAGCACAGAACGGTGAGCTTAAAGGGTTAAAAATCGGCGGCGGCGTGAAGTTAATAGATAGCGTGTTAGATGGCCTTAACCAATTTAAATCCCCTGGCTATGCATTAGTAGGTCTGTTGGCAGGCTATAGTTTTAATGTCGGAAAATCTAAAGTAACCGCGCAATTTAATATCGATAACCTGCTGGACAAATCCTACATTTTCAATGCTGTGCCCATATCAGATGCAAACTATAGCGCTGTTACCTTCAGTACGCCGCGTACATTTATGGGATCGATTAATATCCAGTATTAG
- a CDS encoding FlhC family transcriptional regulator, whose protein sequence is MSNAGFVDLSKFGAELMLAEKLFALGARTHMVCHLCAISRKTAIRIYKIANQESPKKGLLPWDDHWIIRSSVNNLHASIFLGIIHGHLNCATSNVEYGKQFVNAYGLYCRVVANNSKPSRREQNFENFRVLDINRAWQIIQQFKTLELGFTVCQKCKARHLIVNKKDELFDKCPICETWTDSTGRRRWISST, encoded by the coding sequence ATGAGTAATGCTGGATTTGTTGATTTGTCGAAATTTGGAGCTGAACTAATGCTTGCCGAAAAGCTGTTTGCATTGGGAGCCAGAACTCATATGGTCTGTCATTTATGTGCTATTAGCAGAAAAACGGCGATACGCATTTATAAGATCGCAAATCAAGAATCACCCAAAAAGGGCTTGCTGCCTTGGGATGATCATTGGATTATCCGTTCATCGGTCAACAACCTGCATGCCTCAATTTTTTTAGGCATTATTCATGGCCATTTGAATTGTGCAACTTCCAATGTCGAATACGGTAAGCAGTTTGTAAATGCCTACGGGCTTTATTGCCGGGTGGTCGCCAATAATTCAAAGCCTAGTAGGCGTGAACAGAATTTCGAAAATTTCAGAGTGCTGGATATCAACCGCGCCTGGCAAATCATCCAGCAGTTCAAAACCCTTGAATTAGGTTTTACCGTTTGCCAAAAATGTAAAGCTCGACACTTAATCGTTAACAAAAAAGATGAGTTGTTTGATAAATGCCCAATTTGCGAAACCTGGACCGATAGTACTGGCCGCCGGCGCTGGATTTCATCGACTTAA
- a CDS encoding FecR family protein produces the protein MSNSTQNTQSDPLTEIAVDWLVKLRGGNLSEEDTHAFADWMSQDPAHSAAFVKAEDFFNKMTLYARHPRPVDVEPIPQENASTLTKIAAPKQVVKPWLIIPLALAASWLVAIGLVLPEQSSLLDNLMSDYHTQTGEIRDIQLADGSHLLLNTNTAVSVGYQSSKRLITLHHGQVRFTVAQDIQRPFEVKTDALVVRALGTVFDVYRKEADSIEVTVQEHAVAARIQNPSVLIKEDPSSQITIEAGQRLTYQGEGALPQPIPVNPALTCSWQQHRLFINNRPLSELVEELNRYRIGRIYLADKELENLPVTGVFPLDNPEEILSSVHKVLGLQETRLNPLWVWLHR, from the coding sequence ATGTCCAATTCTACCCAAAATACTCAGTCGGATCCACTCACCGAAATAGCTGTCGACTGGCTGGTAAAACTGCGGGGCGGCAACCTAAGCGAAGAGGACACTCATGCTTTTGCGGATTGGATGTCGCAAGACCCGGCTCATTCCGCGGCTTTCGTCAAAGCCGAAGATTTTTTTAACAAAATGACCCTTTATGCTCGACACCCCCGTCCCGTCGATGTCGAGCCGATACCTCAAGAAAATGCGTCAACTCTGACAAAAATCGCTGCACCTAAACAAGTCGTCAAACCCTGGCTGATCATACCGCTGGCCTTGGCTGCATCCTGGCTGGTTGCAATTGGCTTGGTATTGCCCGAGCAGTCCAGTCTACTGGATAACCTGATGAGCGACTACCACACCCAGACAGGTGAAATCCGGGACATCCAGTTGGCCGATGGCAGTCATTTGCTGCTGAACACCAACACGGCGGTTTCGGTAGGCTATCAGTCCTCAAAACGCTTGATTACCCTCCACCATGGGCAAGTCCGCTTTACCGTGGCTCAGGATATTCAGCGACCTTTTGAAGTCAAAACCGATGCCTTAGTGGTCAGGGCCTTGGGGACTGTGTTTGACGTCTACCGGAAAGAAGCAGATTCGATCGAGGTAACTGTCCAGGAACATGCGGTCGCCGCCAGAATCCAAAATCCAAGTGTTCTAATCAAGGAAGATCCTTCTAGTCAGATCACTATTGAAGCAGGACAGCGATTGACGTACCAAGGCGAGGGGGCATTGCCACAACCAATCCCAGTTAATCCCGCCCTGACCTGTTCCTGGCAACAACATCGCCTGTTCATCAATAATCGGCCATTAAGCGAATTGGTTGAAGAGCTCAACCGTTACCGGATTGGCCGGATTTATTTAGCCGATAAGGAACTTGAAAACCTGCCGGTGACCGGCGTATTTCCGTTGGATAATCCCGAGGAAATTCTATCCAGTGTCCACAAGGTGTTGGGCTTGCAGGAAACCCGGCTAAATCCCTTGTGGGTATGGCTGCATAGGTAA
- a CDS encoding FlhC family transcriptional regulator encodes MMKTRYFYEDHLRDHYFAYELLKRKLRTSYVKAQIKSISTRELRYIYRSIHQKRPQSGQIQIVTTIPICRESFLYLALFVSIFQSTSLADTQSQLDVSAIIFAWDTFCQIFPDHIRDKRPFGKIRPANFNEAWVIIQSLRKGLVELQFCTTCRHNYLIVHNCQFTSVCQVCELDKARKASLNSISTLLKYPKRTISGLLIAE; translated from the coding sequence ATGATGAAAACGCGCTATTTCTATGAGGACCATCTTCGAGATCATTATTTTGCCTATGAACTTTTAAAGCGAAAATTACGCACTTCCTATGTCAAAGCACAAATTAAATCCATAAGTACTCGTGAGTTACGTTATATTTATCGCTCAATCCATCAAAAAAGACCTCAGTCTGGTCAAATCCAGATTGTCACCACCATCCCGATTTGCCGAGAATCTTTTCTTTATTTGGCATTATTTGTATCCATTTTCCAAAGCACCAGCCTAGCAGATACTCAGTCACAATTGGACGTGTCAGCAATCATTTTTGCGTGGGATACATTCTGCCAAATTTTTCCGGATCATATTCGGGATAAACGGCCATTTGGGAAAATTCGTCCAGCTAATTTCAATGAGGCGTGGGTGATCATTCAAAGTTTAAGAAAAGGACTAGTGGAATTGCAATTCTGCACTACATGCCGCCATAATTATTTAATTGTGCACAACTGCCAATTCACTTCGGTATGTCAAGTATGTGAGCTGGATAAAGCCAGAAAAGCTTCACTAAACTCTATCTCAACCCTTTTAAAATACCCAAAAAGAACTATTTCAGGCCTTTTAATTGCCGAGTAA
- a CDS encoding transglycosylase SLT domain-containing protein, protein MKDLTHPFFVTEIRILKNHFRSILANNLSAIISISFLFGAVLSQPCLAHPNVALSTTPLPENQLNKPRFLPTKLQNTLWWQIAKQHELDPYILYSVALIESANSGGTTKITPWPWAINKSGKSIQSDTRPQAHAILKKSIAEGNRHIDIGLMQINLHWHGNRVGKPEDLLDPVTNLKIGAGLLAEAIQSSPNDLVMGIGRYHSWENIPAAMLYGRRVLALAEQIRNVI, encoded by the coding sequence ATGAAAGATTTAACTCACCCTTTTTTCGTGACAGAAATCCGCATTTTGAAAAATCACTTTAGGTCGATACTTGCCAATAATCTCTCGGCAATTATTTCTATCTCGTTTTTGTTCGGTGCAGTATTAAGTCAGCCTTGCTTAGCGCACCCAAATGTGGCTTTATCGACAACACCACTTCCGGAAAATCAGCTTAATAAACCGAGATTTTTGCCAACAAAATTGCAAAATACCCTTTGGTGGCAAATAGCCAAACAGCATGAACTCGATCCCTATATTCTTTACTCAGTAGCATTAATCGAATCGGCTAACAGTGGTGGTACGACAAAAATCACACCATGGCCTTGGGCTATCAACAAATCTGGGAAGTCTATCCAATCTGATACTCGACCTCAGGCACATGCCATTTTGAAAAAATCCATTGCCGAAGGTAATCGGCATATCGATATTGGATTAATGCAAATTAATCTTCACTGGCATGGAAATCGTGTCGGTAAACCCGAGGATTTATTAGACCCAGTTACCAATCTGAAAATCGGTGCCGGACTATTGGCGGAAGCGATTCAATCTTCGCCTAATGACCTTGTGATGGGAATTGGTCGATACCACAGTTGGGAAAACATTCCGGCTGCCATGTTATACGGACGTCGGGTTCTTGCCTTGGCGGAACAAATCAGGAATGTGATTTGA
- a CDS encoding sigma-70 family RNA polymerase sigma factor: MTASSPPDMALYWNEALAKELLHFLTGRTKCPEAAADLTHETFLRFHQFIQTTPPDNARALAFSIAVNLATDYQRKMKVRQKVMVDAELDSSGLADEQATADSGPERIVMARQQLHLVYAALEELAVDCRNAFIMHSIDGLTQAQIASTLGVSQVQVYRLLIKAMSHCQLRLNAHNEPKV, from the coding sequence ATGACAGCATCCTCGCCACCTGATATGGCTTTATACTGGAACGAAGCCTTGGCCAAGGAGTTGTTGCATTTTTTGACGGGGCGCACCAAATGCCCGGAGGCCGCCGCCGACCTGACGCATGAAACCTTCCTGCGTTTCCATCAATTCATCCAAACCACTCCACCTGATAACGCCCGTGCCTTGGCATTCAGTATCGCCGTCAATTTGGCCACTGATTACCAGCGGAAAATGAAAGTCCGGCAAAAAGTCATGGTGGATGCGGAACTTGACTCCAGCGGCCTTGCTGATGAACAAGCTACGGCGGACAGCGGGCCGGAGCGGATTGTCATGGCTCGCCAACAGTTGCATCTTGTTTACGCTGCGCTGGAAGAACTCGCCGTTGACTGTCGTAACGCCTTCATCATGCACAGCATCGATGGCCTGACACAAGCGCAAATTGCCTCCACTTTAGGCGTTTCCCAGGTCCAAGTCTACCGGCTGCTGATTAAGGCCATGAGCCATTGTCAGCTCAGGCTGAATGCACACAATGAACCTAAAGTATGA